A genomic segment from Longimicrobiales bacterium encodes:
- a CDS encoding acyl carrier protein — translation ADNTESKVKEIIINELGVEPEKVTLEASFVEDLGADSLDTVELVMAFEEEFGIEIPDEDAEQLQKVGDAVKYLQEKGVD, via the coding sequence GGCGGACAACACCGAGTCGAAGGTCAAGGAGATCATCATCAACGAGCTGGGCGTGGAGCCCGAGAAGGTCACGCTCGAGGCATCGTTCGTCGAGGATCTCGGCGCGGACTCGCTCGACACCGTGGAGCTGGTCATGGCCTTTGAGGAGGAGTTCGGCATCGAGATCCCCGATGAGGATGCCGAGCAGCTCCAGAAGGTCGGCGACGCCGTGAAGTACCTGCAGGAGAAGGGTGTCGACTGA